The following nucleotide sequence is from cyanobacterium endosymbiont of Braarudosphaera bigelowii.
TCTTTGTGTTCCATTTACCCTATTAAGTCTCTTGTCAAAAAACTTACATGGAGAGGATATTTGCTTAGGAGCACAAAATATACATTGGGCTGAGAAAGGAGCTTACACAGGAGAAATTTCTGGATTAATGTTAGTAGAGTCCAATGTAAGTTATGTGATAGTTGGCCATAGTGAACGCCGTCAGTATTTTGGAGAAACAGATAAAACTGTTAATTCACGAGTTATTGCAGCTCAATACCATGGAATAAAACCAATTCTTTGTATTGGAGAAACTAAACAGCAAAGAGATGCTGGAAAAGCAGAAGAAGTTATTATTAATCAATTAAAACAAGGTTTAATTAATGTAGATCAAGAAAATTTAGTTATTGCTTATGAACCTATATGGGCCATTGGGACAGGAGAGACCTGTGATGTTTCAGAAGCTAATCGCATAACTGGCATTATTCGAGAACAGGTGTTAAATAAAAATATTAGCATTCAATATGGTGGTTCTGTTACCCCTAAAAATATTGGTGCAATAATGTCTCAACCAAATATCGATGGAGTTTTAGTTGGAGGTGCAAGTTTAAATCATGTTAGTTTTTCGGAGATTATAAATTATCAATAGATTAAAAAAAAATTCATTATGAGCAATAGCTTTACACTAAGTAAATTAAGACTATGCGATATCTAACCATTCGAGATTATACTTTTGAATGGGGAAAAAGTACTTACTTAATGGGTATACTTAATGTCACTCCTGACAGCTTTAGTGATGGTGGTGATTTCTTGAAAACAGAGATAGCCTTGTATCATGCTAAAAAAATGATAAATGAAGGTGTTGATATTGTTGATATTGGAGGCCAATCAACTCGTCCCGGAGCTCACAAAATTACTACGAAAGAAGAACTACAAAGAGTAATTCCAATTATTAGAGCACTACGAAGAGAAAGTTCAATACCTATTTCTATTGATACTACGAATTCAGAGGTTGTAATAGAAGCTATTAAGGAAGGAGCTGACATTGTCAATGATATTTCAGGAGGAAGTTTTGACAATAAAATGTTTTCTACTGTATCTACTCTTAGAATACCTATGGTTATCATGCATATAAGAGGAACTCCTGAAACAATGCGTACAAGGTTAAATTACAATAACCTTGTACAGGAAATTATAGAGTGGTTAAACCAAAAAATTACAATAGCTGTTAAGGCAGGAATCGATAAGAGTTATTTAATAATCGATCCAGGGATCGGTTTTGCAAAAAATTCTAAACAAAATATAGAGTTGTTACAGCATTTATCCAGTTTTCATATCTTAGAAAATCCTATATTACTAGGTGTTTCTCGAAAAAGCTTTATTGGGGAGATTCTTGAAGAAAATAATCCTAAAAAAAGAATTTTTGGAACAGCTGCAGCATGTTGTAGTGCCATAGCAAATGGTGTAGACATTCTTCGAGTTCATGATGTTGCACAAATAAAAAACCTCGCAAAAATGGCTGATGTTATTTGGCGAAAACGATAACCTTCTACCCTACAGTGAAGATCCAATTAATTAAATGATTTATTTGTCAAAATCCTGGATTTTTTTAATCTTTGATTAGTTCATGTACAATGTTATTAACACCATTTTAAAAAACTTCATTCAAATAATTATAATAACCAAGATATCTTAAAATATTAAGGTTTACTTCTTATAATATCTAAATGTTTTACTAAAATAGAAACTTAATCATTGTAATAGTGAAATATAGCTACAATCAAATTTTATTTGAGCTATTTTCGGGTAGAGAACTGTAAAATTTAAAGGTTAATGAAAAATTAATGTCTATTGTAAAGCTAGATAATTCTAATCCCCTAAAATCTATTGACTTGCCTCCTTTGCCTTTATTACGCCCTCTTCTAATGATTGGTCATGGTACTAGGGATATTGGTGGGCAAAAAACTTTCCTTGAATTTGCTTCTGTATATCAAGCTTTAGATTATTCTCGTCCTATAATTCCATGCTTTCTTGAATTGACGGAACCATATATTGGCGAAAGTATAAAGCTATGTATATCACGAGGTTTTACAAACATTTCTGTTTTGCCTATTTTATTGTTTGCTGCTCGTCACAATAAATTTGATATTACCAACGAACTTGATCAAGCCAAAAAAAAATATCCTCAGTTGAATTTTTTCTATGGAAAACATTTTGGTATTACACCAAATCTTCTAAAACTATGGGTAGATCGATTAGCTATCTTAGACAGTTCTAAAGTTAATCCTAATAAAGTTAAACGTTCTGAAACAGTATTATTATTTGTTGGTAGAGGTTCTAGCGATCCAGATGCTAATGGAGATGCCTATAAAATTGCTCGACTTTTATGGGAAGGAAGTGGTTATCAAGCAGTAGAAGTCGCTTTTATAGGTATTACTTATCCACGTCTTGAAGAAAGTTTTAGGAAAGTCTACTCCTATCAACCGAAACGTATTATTGTTTTGCCCCATTTTCTATTTACTGGAGCATTAATCAAAAAAATCTTCCAAATTACAATTAAACAACAAGAGTTACATAATCATACTGAAATTGTTTGTCTTCCAGAAATCGGTATACATAATCAATTGCTGAAAATATTGAGAGAACGAGAATTAGAAACCCAAAAGGATCAAGTCAATATGAATTGCGAAATGTGTAAATTTCGTATTGATTCTTTAAATGAAAACATATATTCTCATGATTTAAATCCTGATTATTATATGAATACTAAAAGCTATCATCAAAATATTTGGAAAACTTACTAAAAAATATTAAGTACTTAAGCTTGATTTAATACATGCTGCTAGAAATAGTAGAAAGTAAGGCTAAAAAGATAGATTGTTATCTATAATAAAAATTAGTTAAATACATTATATTCTTTATGAATAAGCCAAAACTTTCTATTGGTAGTAAAGTTTTCCTTCAAAATCGACCTCCTTACCTTAAGACTGCTGATCCTATGCCAATGTTACGACCTTCTGATATTTTAGAGATTGGAGATCAGGGAGTAATTATAGATATTCGTCCTGGAGGATACTGGGGTGTAAAATTTACTCAAGGAACATTCTTAATAGAAGATCAATATATTGCTGTTTTAAAACAATAGTTTAATAATATTAATAACTAGGTCTCTAGTAATCTTATTATTAGTTTTAGGTTGTATTTTACTTTTAATATTTAACTTAAACTAATGTAATTGTATTATAGATATTGTTTTCTGAAAATTAATATTTAATAAAAAAAGAGTAATGTAGATTTTAAGGTTAATAATATATAGTAAATTGTAGTAACGAAAAAATTTATGTAATGTATACGAGGATAAATATGAGTTAGCATATTATTTGTTAAACTTAATCGGTAACTATACATAATAAATAGCTATTTTATGAGACTAGAATATTATTTATTGTTATGGAGTTAGTTTTTGCTAACTTTATTTTATTCAAGTAGTACTATATTGAAAAAGTCTCCATAATAAGGGAAATTCTATCTTAGATAAAAAATATATTATTAGAATCAAGAAAGAATTTTTTAAACAATAGTAAAAAGTAATATTAAACTTACGACTTATCCTACTAGGTACAGTCTATAAATAATCAAGTTACCAACAATCCTTATGGAAAAAAGCTTCCTAAATTAGAATATTCTCTTACTAACTTAGTAAAAATCAATAAAGATAATGTAGTGTCTTTAATAAATGATAATTCTAATTTATATTCAAAAGAATCAGAGCTTAATAAAACTGAGATGATAAATAATCAAGAAAGATTGTCATTATTATTAATAATAAAATAAATCGCGATAATCTCGGTAAAGCAGTGCATGAGTCAGAATATCTACTACCAAGAGGAGGAGTTTACTGGCGTCTGTAAAAGGAAAATTTGGAAGATAATGTTGTTAATCAAAGTAAGCATCTATAATATTTAAAATTATTATTTAAATATTATCCAGAACTTATTCCTGGACATCCTAAAATTCGCAAAATTTCTAAATATAAGTAATCAACAAAAAGAAGTTCTACATGTATTGGAGTATGCAATATATTTGTATCCTAATGAAGCTCCTTTGAAAAATTAGAAGCCTGGTTAACTCTATCTCTTAAAGCCCCTCAATTTATTGCTTCCAATCAAGAGCACTTTCTAACTGAAAAATTTAGGTCAATATCAAGTTAATTTAAAAAAGCATATGACTTGAAACATGCTGAGTAATGCTGTTATGAATGATACAGGAGTTACTGTAATAGGTAATATTTTTGCATCTTTTTCTACCATACAAACAAGTTATCTTCTTTTGTGAGGAGAGTTGGTAGTTGGTGAAAGTTGTATGGAGGGTTTTAAAGATCGTTTTAACTTAGTTCAAGATCAAGAAATAAATCCATATATTAATAAATTTGTAAAAGTTGTTGGAAGAGATGAATTCCAATATAAA
It contains:
- the folP gene encoding dihydropteroate synthase, whose amino-acid sequence is MRYLTIRDYTFEWGKSTYLMGILNVTPDSFSDGGDFLKTEIALYHAKKMINEGVDIVDIGGQSTRPGAHKITTKEELQRVIPIIRALRRESSIPISIDTTNSEVVIEAIKEGADIVNDISGGSFDNKMFSTVSTLRIPMVIMHIRGTPETMRTRLNYNNLVQEIIEWLNQKITIAVKAGIDKSYLIIDPGIGFAKNSKQNIELLQHLSSFHILENPILLGVSRKSFIGEILEENNPKKRIFGTAAACCSAIANGVDILRVHDVAQIKNLAKMADVIWRKR
- the sipA gene encoding regulatory protein SipA is translated as MNKPKLSIGSKVFLQNRPPYLKTADPMPMLRPSDILEIGDQGVIIDIRPGGYWGVKFTQGTFLIEDQYIAVLKQ
- the tpiA gene encoding triose-phosphate isomerase → MRKKIVAGNWKMHKTQAEALEFFSALKFNKINGTEIVLCVPFTLLSLLSKNLHGEDICLGAQNIHWAEKGAYTGEISGLMLVESNVSYVIVGHSERRQYFGETDKTVNSRVIAAQYHGIKPILCIGETKQQRDAGKAEEVIINQLKQGLINVDQENLVIAYEPIWAIGTGETCDVSEANRITGIIREQVLNKNISIQYGGSVTPKNIGAIMSQPNIDGVLVGGASLNHVSFSEIINYQ
- a CDS encoding sirohydrochlorin chelatase, translating into MSIVKLDNSNPLKSIDLPPLPLLRPLLMIGHGTRDIGGQKTFLEFASVYQALDYSRPIIPCFLELTEPYIGESIKLCISRGFTNISVLPILLFAARHNKFDITNELDQAKKKYPQLNFFYGKHFGITPNLLKLWVDRLAILDSSKVNPNKVKRSETVLLFVGRGSSDPDANGDAYKIARLLWEGSGYQAVEVAFIGITYPRLEESFRKVYSYQPKRIIVLPHFLFTGALIKKIFQITIKQQELHNHTEIVCLPEIGIHNQLLKILRERELETQKDQVNMNCEMCKFRIDSLNENIYSHDLNPDYYMNTKSYHQNIWKTY